From a region of the Natronogracilivirga saccharolytica genome:
- a CDS encoding ArsR/SmtB family transcription factor, giving the protein MENYTEAFRVLGDISRLRIMNVFVRARQAICVCELVDALGLPQYQVSRQVQQLKQAGLLKVKKQGTWAYYYLNEENSFFRHLFDFLESVAANDEPVMTGRDMRALNMRLSLRENGRCVVGKFPHKQILEVIED; this is encoded by the coding sequence ATGGAAAATTATACAGAGGCATTCAGGGTTTTAGGGGATATATCGCGTTTACGGATTATGAATGTATTTGTGCGTGCACGCCAGGCCATCTGTGTATGTGAGCTGGTGGATGCCCTCGGACTTCCGCAGTACCAGGTGTCCCGGCAGGTGCAGCAGCTAAAGCAGGCGGGACTGCTGAAGGTGAAGAAGCAGGGGACATGGGCTTACTATTATCTTAATGAAGAAAACAGCTTTTTCAGGCACCTTTTCGATTTTCTGGAGAGTGTTGCCGCCAATGACGAACCGGTGATGACCGGCAGGGATATGCGGGCATTAAACATGCGGCTCTCACTTCGTGAGAATGGCAGGTGTGTCGTAGGCAAGTTTCCGCACAAACAAATACTGGAAGTTATTGAAGATTGA